From one Anopheles cruzii chromosome 3, idAnoCruzAS_RS32_06, whole genome shotgun sequence genomic stretch:
- the LOC128274153 gene encoding VPS35 endosomal protein sorting factor-like, whose translation MSAEWICVRRRQDECRRYLDQFKVFDHPLKQSTITVLECRGTRNKTPLAGTNGTVMVGPTAATLSLDPLSLAFDGSDPLSQFAKQQETSLGKDPLSRMVAEMEDLTVASVPTVPGGAGKPAKEPTNLLEMELIEPWAARRGAILNRYTTSEKLSIVTSFLTGGETIKPQTTMSEKVKHRLEQLDDFEEGSVRQMLDLSQQEYVVKIEQLNHELVQAWNQDQRVKALKIAIQCSKLLSDTSVIPFYPSKFVLITDILDIFGRLVYERLRTKAEYVHPGTREATSLPESFTPEMVPESAKETCANWFYKIASIRELLPRLYVEIAILRCYSFLARDEFSQALRRLTKMIRGIGDPLVAIYARCYLCRVGMGLTLDRTYIRENLDDVLTVYHTIFNGGIRSEIARHRVTLNGYIALYLPALDWILQGVTILTTDGELDEIMQRCKEKRNPALLLQSMLQSFRSEFIAVRAAQLVQTLSAVSEEGLSRGQLLRLLGSILGHTPPPAEQRATVLANAWKTISSMGSVEEYIQCAEMWAQYTSQHFGLREIDSFMGDILQHMAPNRAYEQHYHELQVIVDKIVSNAQDIHGIMALDNFLPLLDLFQKESIKLEVCKNILTSYRNASASDTMIINDPVVTNALMHISRVLNDSVNALTGDDERRQISGLICHFVRKVDFGRDFEQQLAFYVEARSVLSNLDSALSTLIHSVNRLATSTRRIVRGQHTQKTGAFVKACAAYCFITIPSIIDVRTRMELYLQSGQVALLNVCLQQADSCFEAALNLILEVPRAMEIDGKMQSSDAFLKTYVVNFLSTLVIVPDNPTQGVLYLLRLLLDVVPNYPFEGSPSTTLSSIYLHVLDFLSVAAQEVYPYHIVNVISNDELYGSDPKFIAEVNELCCSVCDKLLQQLKALLDANAHRAQAQLALDLFLKIITGADLTVDKMFTLAYNLWNLTVKNRQVLDGKQLQTVLSYTEHLAEVTQVETQHQCLIALLEKMKSRL comes from the exons ATGTCCGCAGAATG GATCTGTGTACGCCGTCGACAGGACGAGTGCCGCCGTTATCTCGATCAGTTCAAAGTTTTTGACCATCCACTAAAACAGTCCACGATAACG GTTCTGGAATGTCGCGGCACGAGGAATAAAACACCACTAGCTGGCACCAATGGCACCGTAATGGTGGGACCGACAGCGGCCACACTGTCACTTGATCCGCTCAGTCTCGCCTTCGACGGTTCGGATCCGCTGAGCCAGTTCGCGAAGCAGCAGGAAACTTCGCTGGGCAAAGACCCACTCTCGCGGATGGTGGCCGAGATGGAAGATCTAACGGTCGCGTCGGTACCGACCGTGCCGGGTGGGGCGGGCAAGCCGGCGAAGGAACCGACCAACTTGCTGGAAATGGAACTGATCGAACCGTGGGCCGCTCGCCGGGGGGCGATCCTCAACCGGTACACCACCTCCGAGAAGTTGTCGATCGTGACGAGCTTTCTGACCGGCGGTGAAACCATCAAACCGCAGACGACAATGTCGGAGAAGGTCAAACATCGGCTAGAACAGTTGGATGACTTCGAGGAGGGTTCCGTGCGCCAGATGCTCGATCTGTCCCAGCAGGAGTACGTGGTGAAGATCGAGCAGCTGAaccacgagctggtgcagGCGTGGAATCAGGATCAGCGCGTGAAAGCGCTCAAGATTGCGATCCAGTGCTCGAAGCTGCTCTCCGACACGTCCGTCATCCCGTTCTACCCGTCCAAGTTTGTCCTGATCACCGACATTCTCGACATCTTCGGTCGGCTCGTGTACGAACGGTTGCGCACCAAGGCCGAGTACGTGCACCCGGGGACGCGCGAAGCAACCTCCCTGCCCGAAAGCTTCACCCCGGAAATGGTGCCCGAGTCGGCCAAGGAGACCTGCGCCAATTGGTTCTACAAAATCGCTTCGATCCGCGAACTGTTGCCCCGGCTGTACGTGGAGATTGCCATCCTGCGGTGCTACAGCTTTCTGGCCCGGGACGAGTTCAGTCAGGCGTTGCGCCGGCTCACGAAAATGATACGCGGCATCGGCGATCCGCTGGTGGCGATCTACGCCCGGTGCTACCTGTGCCGCGTCGGCATGGGACTTACGCTCGATCGGACGTACATACGCGAAAACCTGGACGACGTGCTGACGGTCTACCACACGATCTTCAACGGTGGAATCCGCTCGGAGATCGCACGGCATCGCGTCACGCTGAACGGTTACATTGCTCTGTACCTGCCGGCACTCGATTGGATCCTGCAGGGTGTCACGATCCTGACCACCGACGGCGAGCTGGACGAAATTATGCAGCGGTGCAAGGAGAAACGCAATCCGGCCCTCTTACTCCAATCGATGCTGCAGTCGTTCCGCTCGGAATTTATCGCCGTGCGGGCCGCACAGCTGGTGCAAACGCTGTCGGCCGTGTCGGAGGAGGGCCTTTCGCGGGGTCAACTGTTGCGGTTGTTGGGCAGCATTCTCGGCCACACTCCGCCACCGGCCGAACAGCGAGCGACGGTGCTGGCGAACGCCTGGAAAACGATCAGCAGCATGGGCAGCGTCGAGGAGTACATTCAGTGCGCGGAAATGTGGGCCCAGTACACGAGCCAACACTTTGGA CTGCGAGAAATCGACTCGTTCATGGGTGACATCCTACAGCATATGGCCCCGAACCGAGCCTATGAACAGCACTACCACGAGCTGCAAGTGATCGTCGACAAGATCGTCTCCAATGCACAGGACATTCACGGCATCATGGCGCTG GACAACTTTCTTCCCCTACTCGATCTGTTCCAAAAAGAGTCGATCAAGCTGGAGGTTTGCAAGAACATCCTTACGAGCTACCGAAACGCATCGGCCAGCGATACGATGATCATCAATGATCCGGTCGTGACCAACGCGCTCATGCACATCAGCCGAGTGTTGAATGATTCCGTAAA TGCCCTCACAGGGGATGATGAACGGCGTCAGATAAGCGGCCTGATTTGTCACTTCGTCCGGAAGGTCGACTTTGGGCGTGACTTTGAGCAGCAGCTGGCATTCTACGTTGAGGCCCGTTCGGTTCTTTCCAACCTGGATTCGGCCTTGTCCACGCTCATCCATTCCGTCAACCGGTTGGCGACGAGCACACGCCGCATCGTGCGGGGTcagcacacacagaaaacgGGTGCGTTCGTGAAGGCGTGTGCCGCGTACTGCTTCATCACGATTCCGTCCATCATCGACGTGCGGACGCGCATGGAGCTGTACCTGCAGTCGGGCCAGGTGGCGCTGCTTAACGTGTGCCTCCAGCAGGCCGATTCGTGCTTCGAAGCGGCCCTCAATCTCATTCTCGAAGTACCGCGCGCGATGGAAATCGACGGAAAGATGCAATCGAGTGATGCATTCCTCAAGACGTACGTCGTTAACTTTCTTTCCACGCTCGTCATCGTACCG GACAATCCGACGCAGGGTGTACTGTATTTGCTCCGGCTGTTGCTTGACGTGGTGCCGAACTATCCGTTCGAAGGAAGCCCGTCTACGACGCTGTCCAGCATCTATCTGCACGTGCTCGACTTCCTGTCCGTCGCTGCCCAGGAAGTGTATCCGTACCACATCGTGAACGTAATCTCGAACGACGAACTGTACGGTTCCGATCCGAAGTTTATTGCCGAAGTGAACGAGCTGTGCTGTTCGGTGTGCGATAAGCTGCTCCAGCAGCTGAAGGCACTCCTGGACGCGAACGCGCACCGCGCTCAGGCTCAGCTCGCCCTCGACCTGTTTCTGAAGATTATCACCGGGGCCGATCTGACGGTGGATAAAATGTTCACCCTGGCGTACAATCTGTGGAACCTGACGGTCAAAAATAGACAGGTTCTCGACGGCAAGCAGCTG CAAACCGTGCTTTCGTACACGGAACACTTGGCGGAGGTCACACAGGTCGAAACACAGCACCAGTGTTTGATAGCGTTgttggaaaaaatgaaatcacgGCTGTAG